In Belonocnema kinseyi isolate 2016_QV_RU_SX_M_011 chromosome 4, B_treatae_v1, whole genome shotgun sequence, a single window of DNA contains:
- the LOC117170844 gene encoding glucose dehydrogenase [FAD, quinone]-like, producing MTLIWQTPCTTLYLALFSWLLYKSPDSQYKVEDKDTPEYDFIIVGAGSAGCVIANRLSEISEWNVLLLEAGREEPLVAEIPGLVRLLEQTDIAWPYRTQADENSCLIDKGCPWSRGKVLGGTSTINFMLYVRGNPEDYNDWEKLGNPGWSYEDVLPYFKKSEDNNNEDILIGNSKYHQDGGYLSVERFPYTTPDANIILRALDEIGLENMDINAESQLGSMNLQTTSRNGSRQSTNKAFLRPIRDKRSNLFIKTRAFVTKIVIDTSTKQALGVEYTNTLTGKRKTVMAKKEVIVSAGTLNSPKLLMLSGIGRIEELEKHDIELIQNSCVGRNLQDHVTFTGIPCQIEGRNMPSCSQKLKDLKYYQSTNRGPLSNVGVTTISAFFRTDYEKIETAPDMQFIFGAGSDSIVYYDQFYVFPILLTPKSEGNVTLNVTDPIWGAPVIHARYFTDDSDMKRLIQGVRKALKLFDTKAFKDNNFKFNETSLPPCTAYQFNSDEYWTCVIKQYSRTLYHPVGTCKMGPKTDPEAVVDSQLRVHGITNLRVIDASIMPNVIRGNTNAAIIMIAEKGSDMIKEKWSCGNNT from the exons ATGACGTTAATCTGGCAAACTCCATGTACAACACTTTACCTGGCACTATTTTCATGGTTGCTTTATAAATCTCCGGACTCCCAATACAAG gtTGAGGATAAGGATACACCAGAGTATGATTTCATCATTGTAGGAGCTGGATCAGCAGGATGCGTAATTGCAAATAGACTGTCCGAGATCAGCGAATGGAat GTACTTTTATTGGAAGCTGGGAGAGAGGAACCACTAGTTGCTGAGATACCAGGATTGGTTCGTTTACTTGAACAAACTGACATCGCTTGGCCCTATCGAACCCAAGCagacgaaaattcatgtttaatagATAAAGGATGTCCCTGGTCACGTGGCAAA GTATTAGGTGGAACAAGCACAATTAACTTCATGTTGTACGTTAGAGGAAATCCAGAAGATTATAATGATTGGGAAAAGTTGGGAAATCCTGGTTGGAGTTACGAAGATGTTTTgccttatttcaaaaaatctgaagaCAACAACAATGAGGAT ATTCttataggaaattcaaaatatcatcAAGATGGCGGATACTTATCTGTGGAAAGGTTTCCTTATACAACACCGGATGCAAACATCATTTTACGAGCACTTGACGAAATCGGACTTGAAAATATGGACATCAATGCGGAATCACAGTTAGGATCAATGAACTTGCAGACAACATCAAGAAACGGATCTCGACAAAGTACAAACAAAGCTTTTCTTCGGCCAATTAGAGATAAAAggtctaatttgtttataaaaactagagCTTTTGTAACCAAGATTGTGATTGATACGTCTACAAAGCAAGCATTAGGCGTTGAGTATACGAATACTCTCACTGGTAAAAGAAAGACGGTAATGGCCAAAAAAGAAGTTATTGTGTCTGCAGGTACTTTAAATTCACCAAAGTTACTAATGCTTTCTGGAATAGGTCGAATTGAAGAACTTGAAAAACATGATATCGAGctcattcaaaattcatgtgtCGGGCGtaatcttcaagatcatgtgactTTCACGGGAATACCTTGTCAGATAGAAGGCAGAAATATGCCTAGTTGTTCACAAAAactcaaagatttgaaatattatcaatCAACAAATAGAGGTCCACTTTCTAATGTAGGTGTCACTACTATTTCTGCATTTTTTAGAACCGACTATGAAAAAATTGAGACGGCTCCTGACATGCAATTCATTTTTGGAGCTGGCAGTGATAGTATTGTTTACTACGATCAGTTTTATGTCTTTCCAATTCTACTAACACCAAAAAGTGAAGGAAATGTTACACTTAATGTGACGGATCCTATCTGGGGCGCGCCTGTAATTCATGCAAGATATTTTACAGATGATTCAGATATGAAACGGTTGATTCAAGGTGTCCGAAAAGCCCTTAAATTATTTGATACTAAAGCATTTAAAGACAATAACTTCAAGTTCAATGAAACGTCTTTGCCTCCTTGTACTGCATATCAATTTAATTCTGACGAATATTGGACTTGTGTGATAAAACAATATTCTCGCACATTATATCATCCTGTTGGGACTTGCAAAATGGGTCCCAAGACAGATCCAGAAGCAGTTGTTGATTCACAATTACGCGTTCATGGTATTACAAATTTACGTGTAATTGATGCTTCTATCATGCCGAATGTCATTAGAGGAAACACAAATGCTGCGATTATTATGATTGCCGAAAAAGGTAGTGATATGATAAAAGAAAAATGGTCATGCGGAAACAATACTTAG